The sequence below is a genomic window from Ensifer adhaerens.
CAAGCTCGTATTGTCGCATCATGAAGCATGTCTCCCCGGAATCGCAAATGCGCCGATCACATGAACCGGCGCATTCAAATGTCGCATCAAGTCATAAACCTGTCAGCGTCTAAAATGTGGCAAAATTAATAATCGTCGCTTTTTTCCGGCGGCACAAGACCTTCGATGCCGGCCAGCAATTCTTCTTCCGACATGCGGTCGAAGGTCAGCGTATCAGGAAGATCTTCTTCCTCAAGATCGTTGCCAGCTGCTGCGCCGCCGACAAGCGAGGACGGATCGGGCTCGGGCTCATCCACTTCGACATGCTTCTGCAGCGAATGGATGAGGTCTTCCTTCAGATCTTCCGGAGACAGCGTCTCGTCGGCGATTTCGCGCAGAGCCACGACCGGATTCTTGTCGTTGTCGCGGTCGATGGTGATGCCGGCGCCCTGGGAAATCTGGCGAGCGCGATGGCTTGCGAGCAGGACCAGTTCGAACCGGTTGTCGACTTTATCAATGCAATCTTCTACTGTGACGCGGGCCATGGCCTGTCCTTCGTGAATTCGTTTCCTTACGGGATTGCGGCCTCGATACAGGTAAAGCGCCCCGGATTCAAGTTTTTCCTGAACATGCGACCTCTTCCAAGACCGCAGCCTGGCGGAAAGTGAGGTCAAATCTAGCCTAATTTGGTTGCAATTCGTTGGTAAATCTACGGATATGAGGTTGCTTGTGGCGTGCTCAGCCACCAGTTAATAAGGGTTCAAAAGCGAAATTGACCTGTTGACGGTTTCCGCGCATAACTTTAGCCATTTCTAAAAGAATCGGCACAGAGCAGGGATGGATCGATGTTCGACCCCAGGGAAAAAATTGCACTTTTTATTGACGGCGCAAACCTTTATGCGGCGTCGAAATCGCTGGGCTTCGATGTCGATTACCGAAAGCTTCTGAAGGCCTTCCAGAAGCGCGGGTACCTTTTGCGTGCCTATTACTACACGGCATTGATCGAGGATCAGGAATATTCCTCCATTCGCCCGTTGATAGATTGGCTCGATTACAACGGCTATCGCGTCGTCACCAAGCCCGCGAAGGAATTCACCGATTCACTCGGTCGCCGCAAGATCAAGGGCAACATGGATATCGAACTGGCCATCGACGCGATGGAGCAGTGCGAGACGGTGGACCATCTGGTCATCTTCTCTGGCGACGGCGATTTCACCACGCTGGTGGAGGCGCTGCAGCGTCGGGGGCGCAAGGTGTCGGTCGTTTCCACGATGGCGACGCAACCACCGATGATCGCCGACGACCTGCGCCGTCAGGCCGACCATTTCATAGACCTGAACTCTCTGAAGGCCGAAGTCGGTCGCGACCCGTCCGAACGTCAATCTCGCGTTCAGGAGCCGGTCACCGAGGACGTCGAGAACTGACGAAACCGAGCGTTAACCGTGAGCATTGGCGGTTTATCAAGCATGAGCTGCCAAGCTTGAGGCCATTGCATTTGCCACGGTTGAAACATGTCGGATTCTTTCAAGACACCCGCTCCTCTGCCTGAACTGCTGAAGCATTCTGTAGAGCAGTTTGCGATTTCCACAGACGTCACGAATGTTGATGTTCTGCTCGGCGGCGAAGCGTCCCGGCATTTTCCGGAACCCCGCAACCGACGCCGGGACGATGTGGAGGCCGACGACATCCGTCGACTGACAGCCATGCGCGACGCACTGAAAAGCGGGAGCGCCTTTCCCGATGAAGCGTTGGAGCACGAAAATGCGCCGGTCCTGACAGAGTTCTACAAACAGTTCTGACCGGCCGTGAAATCCGCTCGCAGAAGCGGGCCGGCATCAAGAAAACCGACGCGCCTGCGGAAGGTCAGCCGCGCTCCTTCAGCAGACGGCTCTTCTGACGGTTCCAATCGCGTTCCTTCTCGGTCTCGCGCTTGTCGTGGAGCTTCTTGCCCTTGGCGAGTGCCAGTTCCATCTTCGCCCTGCCCTTTTCGTTGAAGTAGATCTTCAGCGGGACGAGCGTCATGCCTTCGCGGTTGACGCCGACGCGCAGGCGATGGATTTCGCGCTTCGACAGGAGCAGCTTGCGACGACGACGGGTGTCGTGGTTGAAGCGGTTGCCCTGCAGATATTCGGGCAGATAGGAATTGATCAGCCAGATCTCGCCATCCTCGTCGGAGGCGTAGGATTCCGCGATATTGGCCTTGCCATCACGCAACGACTTGACCTCCGTCCCCGTGAGCACGAGGCCGGCTTCATAGGTATCGACGATTTCATAGTTGAAGCGGGCCTTGCGGTTGTCCGCAACGACCTTCTTCACTACGCGTTCGCTACCCTTGGGTGCCATCAGTTCAACAATCCTGCATGTTTCATCGCGGCGTCGAGCGCTGCCTTGGTGGACGGTTCGAGCCCGACGAGCGGCGAGCGAACCGTTTCTCCCATGCGGCCGAGGCGCGACAGAGCATATTTAGAGCCTGCGACGCCAGGTTCAAGGAAGATGGCCTTGTGAAGCGGCATCAGGCGGTCCTGATATTCAAGCGCTGCGGCATAATCGCCCTTGAGCGTGAGGGCCTGGAACTCGGCACAGAGGCGCGGCGCAACATTGGCGGTGACCGAAATGCAGCCGACGCCGCCATGGGCGTTGAAGCCGAGCGCTGTTGCATCTTCGCCCGAGAACTGAACGAAGTCCTTGCCGCAGGCCATGCGCTGCTCGGAGACGCGTTCGATCTTGCCGGTGGCATCCTTCACGCCGATGATGTTCTTGTGCGCCTTGGCGAGCGCCGCCATCGTGTCCACGCTCATGTCGATGACCGAGCGGCCGGGAATGTTGTAGATGATGATCGGCAGCGTGATCGCCTCGGCAATCGCCGAATAATGCGCGATCAGGCCCTTCTGCGTCGGCTTGTTGTAATAGGGCGTCACGACGAGGACGGCATCGGCTCCGGCCTTTTCGGCATGCCGCGCCAGATCGATCGCCTCCTCCGTGTTGTTGGAACCGGCACCGGCAATGATCGGCACGCGCTTGGCGGCGACGTCGATGCAAAGCTCGACGACGCGCTTGTGCTCGGCATGGGACAGGGTCGGCGACTCGCCGGTCGTGCCGACGGGCACGAGTGCGCTGGAGCCTTCCTTGATCTGCCAGTCCACATGTTCAGCAAAGGCTTTTTCGTCGATCTTCCCATCGGGCGTGAAGGGCGTCACGAGGGCGGGCATTGATCCCTTGAACATGTGGTATAACCTCACTTGGCGGCCATACAAGCTTTAGCCGCAATCCTGATTATTCTTATTGGTCAGGCGCTTTCT
It includes:
- a CDS encoding 4-hydroxy-tetrahydrodipicolinate synthase, translated to MFKGSMPALVTPFTPDGKIDEKAFAEHVDWQIKEGSSALVPVGTTGESPTLSHAEHKRVVELCIDVAAKRVPIIAGAGSNNTEEAIDLARHAEKAGADAVLVVTPYYNKPTQKGLIAHYSAIAEAITLPIIIYNIPGRSVIDMSVDTMAALAKAHKNIIGVKDATGKIERVSEQRMACGKDFVQFSGEDATALGFNAHGGVGCISVTANVAPRLCAEFQALTLKGDYAAALEYQDRLMPLHKAIFLEPGVAGSKYALSRLGRMGETVRSPLVGLEPSTKAALDAAMKHAGLLN
- a CDS encoding SsrA-binding protein; this encodes MAPKGSERVVKKVVADNRKARFNYEIVDTYEAGLVLTGTEVKSLRDGKANIAESYASDEDGEIWLINSYLPEYLQGNRFNHDTRRRRKLLLSKREIHRLRVGVNREGMTLVPLKIYFNEKGRAKMELALAKGKKLHDKRETEKERDWNRQKSRLLKERG
- a CDS encoding DNA-directed RNA polymerase subunit omega, with translation MARVTVEDCIDKVDNRFELVLLASHRARQISQGAGITIDRDNDKNPVVALREIADETLSPEDLKEDLIHSLQKHVEVDEPEPDPSSLVGGAAAGNDLEEEDLPDTLTFDRMSEEELLAGIEGLVPPEKSDDY
- a CDS encoding Uncharacterized conserved protein, LabA/DUF88 family, giving the protein MFDPREKIALFIDGANLYAASKSLGFDVDYRKLLKAFQKRGYLLRAYYYTALIEDQEYSSIRPLIDWLDYNGYRVVTKPAKEFTDSLGRRKIKGNMDIELAIDAMEQCETVDHLVIFSGDGDFTTLVEALQRRGRKVSVVSTMATQPPMIADDLRRQADHFIDLNSLKAEVGRDPSERQSRVQEPVTEDVEN